The genomic segment CAATGGCTTTTTCCATCACGGTCGTGTCCGCGACCAAGGTCTGACAGCTGGCTTCGTCGATGATATTCAGTTCCAACCCTAGGCGAACCGTCATTTTCATCAGTGTCTTTAAACCGTCCTCGCCGAGACGTCGGCGGAAACGCCCGAACGTGATGGAATCAATCGGTGGTCGATGTTGGAAATACTGCTCGCCGCGAAGTGCTGCCAGTAGGGGTTTTCTACCCAGCGGGCGATGCAGTGTTCATCCGATAGCGCGTAGATGTGTTTGAGGAGTCAGGCCAATCATTAATCGGGACGATGATCCAGGGCGTCCGTTGTCTGTGCAGTAAAAACTCTGACAGTGACGCTCCAGTTCAGCCCAGTCGATACGTTGACTGAGCTGAACGAGTTCATGCCTGGGGTCGATTAGGTCAAGCAGCTCCGGGCGCAGGAAATCTTTCTGTTTATCGTGCTGTTTGTCCTTGGGAGTCATGGCGATCTACCAGATTTTGATATCGTAATATGATTTTACTAGTAGAAAGTCTGGCCGCAACAGGCGTGTAAGGCTGTTGAATGCTGGCGTCGAAGGTGTTGCAGGGACGACTACATACTTGACAAATACGACTAAATAGACTTATTTAGCGAAATTTTCCCAAGAAAATTTGTTTAGAAATCAACAACAGTCGATAAATCAGTGAATATAAAAAATACCAGTCAAACTGCATCAATGGCGTACATGAGCCAACATCTGGCGGTGAATTAAATTGACAGTAGAATAATGGGTCAGCTGACGATCATGGTGCGCTTCAAAGCCTGGGACAGATAGACAAAAGAGCAGATCTAACAATAACCGCGCTCGCCATTACGGTGGCAAAAACCAACCAAAAATGCTCATTTATCGCTCATAAACGGCGCTTTTTCGTCGATTTTTGCCTTGCACCTTCATCGCTCGCTACATTTTTAGATACATCTAAACGCTCCACCACAGGGCTGATTGTTCCAGCTCTGTAACAATCATGTAGGAAAAATGGCAGCAGAAGACACGGACTCAGGAAATCGGAGGTGAGAGATAAATAGGCAGATTGCAGAAATAACGGTTGTACTATACCCCGTGCACCAGACTGGTCAGCAGTAACCGGTGAATGCGTTCCGTCGTTTGTGCCGGTTGCCCGGCCTGACGGCAATGCTCAATCACCGGCAAGCAGATTTCATCCACTTCCAGTGGCCGTCCCTTCTCCCGGTCGACCAGCATGGAGGTTTTGATGTCGTCAAATTCCGAGATCAACCGGAACATGTCGGCGGCATCCTGTGCTGTAAGGCCAACGTCGAGTTGCTGGGCCGCACGCACGGTTTCCGCCATCATCTCACGCACGATTTCTTTTAATACCGGATCCTGGGTCATCGCACGGGTGGTCAGCCAGGTCAGTGCCGACAGCGGATTAACACCATTATTGATCACCAGCTTACGCCACAATGCTTGCTGGATATCGTCGCTGAGCGTACAGGGAATCGCGGCTGCAACAAACACCGCTTGCCACCGCAACAAATGCGCCTGCCAGTCGGGATTGCGGCGACTATCGGGCCAGGCGCCCATTTCTATCTGTGCCGCGCCCGTTGCCTCCACTTGCCCTGGCGCTACGATATGGCCACCAATACGTACGGCCAACCCGCCCAGCGTTCTGCCGCTGCCAACCACGTCGGCGATCAGCGGTTCATTACCCACACCGTTTTGCAACGACAATAGCGGCGTACTTGCCGCCGCCAGCCAGTTAGCCAGCTCCGCCATCATGCTGGCGGTGACCGTGGCCTTGGCGGCCAGGATAATCAGATCAAAGTCGGCGCAGCCATACTCAGACATCAGTGCGGGCATATCACAGGCCGATACCGGGGCAGCAAACTCGAACTGCGGGTGTATGACCTTTAACCCCTGAGTTTGCATCGCCCGAAGATGAGCGCCACGAGCAACCAACACCACGTGGTGCCCGGCATCCATCAGCCGGGCTGCGTAATAACAGCCAATACCACCAGCCCCAAGAATCAGCACTTTCATTGTTTTACACCCGACCTGACGGTTGTTTCAGCACTCGGTGGTCAAACCGCTGATCGCACCACGCCACCGTCCACCCGTAATGCTGCACCGGTCGTGGCCGAAGCCAGCGGACTACAAATATAAGCCACCATGGAGGCGACCTCGCGGGGGTCGGCAAAGCGCTTGATCAACGACGATGGACGCACCTTTTCGAAAAATTCCTGTTCAAACTGCTCGAAGGTTTTGCCTTCGTTTTTAGCCAGCTCGTTAACAAAGTCTACCACGCCACGGGAGCGGGTTGGCCCCGGCAGTACGCTGTTAACGGTGATGCCAGTTCCGGCCAGAGATTCCGCCAAACCTCGGGATACCGCCAGCTGGGCCGTTTTGGTCATGCCATAATGAATCATTTCAGCCGGGATCTGCAGCGCACTTTCACTGGAGATAAAC from the Candidatus Thalassolituus haligoni genome contains:
- a CDS encoding ketopantoate reductase family protein, with the protein product MKVLILGAGGIGCYYAARLMDAGHHVVLVARGAHLRAMQTQGLKVIHPQFEFAAPVSACDMPALMSEYGCADFDLIILAAKATVTASMMAELANWLAAASTPLLSLQNGVGNEPLIADVVGSGRTLGGLAVRIGGHIVAPGQVEATGAAQIEMGAWPDSRRNPDWQAHLLRWQAVFVAAAIPCTLSDDIQQALWRKLVINNGVNPLSALTWLTTRAMTQDPVLKEIVREMMAETVRAAQQLDVGLTAQDAADMFRLISEFDDIKTSMLVDREKGRPLEVDEICLPVIEHCRQAGQPAQTTERIHRLLLTSLVHGV